The Pseudomonas extremaustralis genome contains a region encoding:
- a CDS encoding MerR family transcriptional regulator yields MYIGTAARLSGTTVKAIRHYEAIGLLPMPQRQGQYRVYSQQSVERLMLIKCAQQLGFKLKELQEILGDHQGDGLPWERAEQAIASKKRDLSTQIAALQRMQTGLIALETQLKEAQGQCSSMSKIAI; encoded by the coding sequence ATGTACATCGGCACAGCCGCACGACTATCGGGCACGACCGTCAAGGCGATTCGTCACTATGAAGCCATCGGTCTGTTGCCCATGCCCCAGCGCCAGGGACAATACCGGGTTTATTCGCAACAGAGCGTTGAGCGGCTGATGTTGATCAAGTGCGCGCAGCAGTTGGGTTTCAAGCTTAAGGAGTTGCAGGAGATCCTTGGAGACCACCAAGGCGATGGATTGCCTTGGGAGCGGGCGGAACAGGCTATTGCCAGTAAGAAACGAGATCTATCCACGCAAATTGCCGCATTGCAGAGGATGCAGACGGGGCTGATTGCGCTTGAAACCCAACTCAAAGAAGCACAAGGCCAGTGTTCGTCAATGAGCAAAATCGCCATTTGA
- a CDS encoding NAD(P)H-dependent oxidoreductase, whose product MTQRILVILGHPSNASLCSTLADTYTHAAKIAGHEVRVLRLGDLTFDPILHDGYQQIQPLEPDLLSAQSDILWATHLTFVFPIWWGGIPALLKGFIDRIFLPGFAFKYRAGKAFPDKLLQGRTAHLLVTLDTPPWYYRWFYRMPGIHQMRKTTLAFCGIQPIKTLLFGPVLGSTPAQRSTWLKQAGALVEKGSFHVHRHSRTTIGHDRQGDSSL is encoded by the coding sequence ATGACCCAACGCATTCTGGTGATCCTCGGCCATCCGTCCAACGCCAGCCTCTGTTCGACCCTCGCTGACACCTACACCCACGCCGCAAAAATCGCCGGCCATGAGGTGCGCGTCCTACGCTTGGGTGACTTGACGTTCGACCCCATCCTTCACGACGGCTACCAGCAGATCCAGCCGCTTGAGCCCGATCTGCTCAGCGCGCAGTCGGACATTCTCTGGGCCACCCACCTGACCTTCGTTTTCCCGATCTGGTGGGGAGGTATTCCGGCGTTGCTGAAGGGGTTTATCGACCGTATTTTCCTACCTGGTTTTGCCTTTAAATACCGCGCTGGCAAGGCTTTCCCCGACAAACTGCTGCAAGGCCGAACGGCACACTTGTTAGTGACCCTGGACACGCCGCCGTGGTATTACCGCTGGTTCTATCGCATGCCGGGCATCCATCAGATGCGCAAGACCACCCTGGCGTTTTGTGGCATCCAGCCGATCAAGACCCTGCTGTTCGGGCCGGTACTGGGGTCGACACCGGCGCAGCGCAGCACATGGCTGAAACAGGCAGGCGCACTCGTTGAGAAAGGGAGTTTTCATGTACATCGGCACAGCCGCACGACTATCGGGCACGACCGTCAAGGCGATTCGTCACTATGA
- the ycaC gene encoding isochorismate family cysteine hydrolase YcaC: protein MSTPTYNRLNKDDAVVLLVDHQTGLISLVQDFSPNEFKNNVLALADLAKFFNLPTILTTSFEQGPNGPLVPELKEMFPDAPYIARPGQINAWDNEDFVKAIKATGRKQIIIAGVVTDVCVAFPTLSALAEGFDVFVVTDASGTFNTTVQQAAWNRMTQAGAQMMNWFSVACELHRDWRNDIEGLGNLLSQRIPNYRNLMNGYAALTAHQK, encoded by the coding sequence ATGAGCACGCCAACCTACAACCGCTTGAACAAAGACGATGCCGTAGTCCTGCTGGTCGACCACCAGACCGGCCTGATTTCCCTGGTGCAGGACTTCTCGCCCAACGAGTTCAAGAACAACGTGCTGGCCCTGGCGGACCTGGCCAAGTTCTTCAATCTGCCGACCATCCTCACCACCAGCTTCGAACAAGGCCCCAATGGCCCGCTGGTGCCAGAGCTGAAAGAGATGTTCCCGGACGCGCCATACATCGCTCGCCCTGGCCAGATCAACGCGTGGGACAACGAAGACTTCGTCAAGGCGATCAAGGCAACCGGGCGTAAGCAGATCATCATTGCCGGTGTAGTGACGGATGTGTGCGTGGCGTTCCCGACCTTGTCGGCACTGGCAGAAGGCTTTGATGTGTTCGTGGTGACCGATGCATCAGGCACCTTCAATACTACGGTGCAGCAGGCGGCGTGGAACCGGATGACCCAGGCCGGTGCGCAGATGATGAACTGGTTCTCGGTGGCGTGTGAGCTGCACCGCGACTGGCGCAACGATATCGAAGGCCTGGGCAATCTGTTGTCCCAGCGCATTCCCAACTATCGCAACTTGATGAATGGTTACGCGGCGCTGACGGCTCATCAGAAGTAA
- the darG gene encoding type II toxin-antitoxin system antitoxin DNA ADP-ribosyl glycohydrolase DarG produces MIRFTQGNLLEAKTEALVNTVNTVGVMGKGIALMFKERFAENYRLYSAACKAGEVETGKVHVTAVNELEGPRWIVNFPTKRHWRSPSQMAWVTEGLHDLRRFLIENQVKSVAVPPLGAGNGGLKWPEVREQIIAVLSDLDVDVLVFEPSSQYLNVAKRSGVEKLTPARALIAELVRRYWVLGMECSLLEIQKLAWFLERAIEKLPDTENPLNLKFVAHKYGPYANRLEHLLNNLDGSYLHCDKRISDAGISDVIWFDEERKSFLQTYLKTEAKEYSQALERTVELIDGFESPFGMELLATVDWLLSQGGVSPTVPAIRESLRHWDGGAGAAARKSKLFDDQALDIALKRLTSSSFRPEMATC; encoded by the coding sequence ATGATCAGATTTACCCAAGGTAACCTTCTGGAAGCCAAGACCGAAGCCCTCGTCAACACGGTGAATACCGTTGGCGTGATGGGTAAAGGTATCGCGCTGATGTTCAAAGAGCGCTTCGCGGAGAATTACCGTCTGTACTCAGCTGCCTGCAAGGCTGGCGAAGTGGAGACAGGCAAAGTTCACGTAACTGCAGTCAACGAACTGGAAGGCCCCCGCTGGATCGTAAACTTCCCTACCAAACGTCACTGGCGATCACCTTCGCAGATGGCTTGGGTGACGGAAGGCCTGCATGATCTGCGCCGTTTTTTGATTGAAAATCAGGTCAAGTCTGTGGCCGTCCCACCGCTGGGCGCCGGTAACGGTGGCTTGAAATGGCCTGAAGTCCGCGAACAGATTATTGCTGTGTTGAGTGATCTGGATGTGGATGTCTTAGTGTTCGAACCTTCCAGCCAGTATCTGAATGTCGCCAAACGTAGCGGAGTGGAAAAGCTCACGCCTGCTCGCGCGCTCATTGCCGAATTGGTTCGACGCTATTGGGTTTTAGGTATGGAATGCAGCCTGCTTGAGATTCAGAAGCTGGCCTGGTTCCTGGAGCGCGCCATAGAAAAGCTGCCGGACACCGAGAACCCTTTGAACCTTAAGTTTGTAGCTCATAAATACGGTCCGTATGCCAATCGATTGGAGCATCTGCTCAATAATCTTGATGGTAGCTATCTGCATTGCGACAAACGCATCAGTGATGCAGGGATCAGTGATGTGATCTGGTTTGACGAAGAACGTAAATCCTTTCTGCAAACCTATCTCAAAACAGAAGCCAAGGAGTATTCCCAAGCGTTGGAACGCACCGTTGAGCTGATCGATGGCTTTGAGTCGCCCTTTGGCATGGAGTTATTGGCAACGGTTGATTGGTTGCTGAGCCAGGGAGGGGTTTCCCCGACTGTTCCTGCCATACGCGAATCGTTGAGGCATTGGGATGGCGGAGCCGGTGCTGCCGCTCGCAAAAGCAAGCTGTTCGACGATCAGGCGCTTGACATTGCGCTCAAACGCCTTACCTCCAGTAGTTTCAGGCCTGAGATGGCTACCTGCTAG
- the darT gene encoding type II toxin-antitoxin system toxin DNA ADP-ribosyl transferase DarT, protein MNYSRLNPEKALIWRIVHRDNLPWILDNGLHCANSDVQAPQYVNIGNADLIDKRRSRHVPIAPEGVLADYVPFYFTPFSVMMKNIHSGWSVQQRSNDEIVILVSSLYRVEQLGLPFVFTNAHAYPDWTNYYSDLASLGEIDWPILQRRDFKRDPDDPRKMERYQAEALIHHHLPITGLLGIMCYTDAMKERIEQDVAARGLTLSVHARPGWYFQ, encoded by the coding sequence ATGAACTACAGCAGACTGAATCCAGAGAAGGCTCTGATTTGGCGTATCGTCCATCGCGATAACCTGCCTTGGATTTTGGACAACGGTCTGCACTGCGCAAATTCGGACGTGCAGGCACCGCAGTACGTGAACATTGGCAACGCTGACTTGATCGACAAGCGCCGATCCCGGCACGTCCCGATAGCACCGGAGGGGGTACTGGCCGACTACGTACCCTTCTATTTCACTCCCTTCTCTGTGATGATGAAAAACATTCATTCTGGGTGGAGTGTCCAGCAGCGCAGCAACGACGAGATCGTAATTCTGGTCTCCAGCCTGTACCGCGTCGAACAGCTTGGCCTACCGTTCGTCTTCACAAACGCACATGCCTACCCGGATTGGACAAACTATTACAGTGATCTGGCGAGTCTCGGCGAGATCGATTGGCCTATCCTTCAACGGCGCGACTTCAAACGTGATCCTGATGACCCTCGAAAGATGGAGCGTTATCAGGCCGAAGCGCTGATTCACCATCACCTACCGATTACAGGACTCCTTGGCATCATGTGCTACACCGATGCAATGAAAGAACGCATAGAGCAGGACGTGGCCGCTAGAGGTCTGACGTTGTCTGTTCATGCGCGTCCGGGATGGTATTTCCAATGA